The DNA segment TTTCTTCCTTTGAAAAACCTAAAGAGTCACAAGCAGATTTATTAGCATAAATAAAATCACCATCCATATCTACCCAGTAGATTTCATCAGAAGCATTTTCAATAGAAAACTGACTAATTTGAAGATCTCTCTCCGCATCTTTACGTTCAGTGATGTCTGTTAATGTTATCAAATCTGCTGGTTGGCCATCGTAGATGATAAATCCTGCTGAAAGGTCAATGTTACGAACATCGCCAGATTTAGTTATAAATCTAACTTCATATCTGTTTGGGACTTTTTCTCCCTTTAGTCTTGCCTTTATACTTCCCATCATCAATTTTTGATCATCAGGATAGAAATTATCCCACAAATTCATTGTGTACAGTTCTTCTTTACTGTATCCACTCATCTGTACTGCAAAATCATTGGCATAAACCACTTTATCCCTTTGATAGACAACTATAGATATTGGAATATTATCTGCTAACACGCGAAACTTTTCTTCGCTTTCTTTCAACGCATTTTCGGTTTTTTTGCGTTCAGTTATATCCACCATTATTCCAATTATACCGGCAAGTTGGCCTTTTTCATTTTGAAATGTGGTTTTATTAAAAAGTACTAAATGCATAGTGCCATCGGCATATGGAACATATTCCTCATAGAACTGTGAACCTGGATTTTTAAATAGTTCTTTATCCTTTTCATGAGACATGTCAGCCGATTCCTTTAGAGTGATATCATGAACTGTTTTTCCCACAATTTCATCCTTAGGCAATCCAATTATCTCTTCAAATCGCTTATTACAACCCATATATACATAATTCATGTCTTTATAAAACACAGGGTAAGGTATGGTGTCTATTAAATGTTGTAAAAAACGATATTGATCTATTGCAGATTTTTCAGCCATTTTACGAACAGTGATATCTTTAATAGTTTCTAAAGATCCAATGATTTTTCCTTCAGAATCCTTAATTGCAGCTGCAGTGAGGTGTAACCATTTTCCTTCACCCACATGAGGGAAGAAATCTTCAATTTCATATGCATCTTTTAAATGTTCAGATTCTTTGAATTTACCTGAATAAAACTTATTAAGTTGATCTAAATTTCCTTGGACCATCAAATCAGCTAAACAAGGTCTTTTTTCACTGTAAAATGCTTTCCAATGGTTATTAGTTCCAATTATTTCTTCAGATGAGATTCCACTATAATCTGCCATTGCTTTGTTCCAATACATTACACGGTGATTTGTATCTATTACAAATTGTGGAACTGGGGAGCCATCAATTATGGCATTTAATTGACTTTCCCTATTTTTAAGCTCTTTTTCCATTTTTTTGCGATGAGAAATATCTGTGAACATGGCAAATGAACCGACAAAATCCCCATTATCATCCATTAATGCAGTTACAGAGATGATTGTGGAAACTTCAGAACCATTTTTATGCTTAAATCTTCGTTCATAAGTTTCAGGATGCCCTTTAATTCGTTTTTCAATATGTTTTTCGGCTTCTGGAATATCTTCTTCAAAAATGAAGAATGTCACATGTTTTCCTAACATTTCTTCCATAGTATAACCCAACATTTCAGCTAATTTTGGGTTAACATAATTTATATTGAAATTAGCATCTGTAGCCCATATACCTTCATTTGCAGTCTCTACAATAGATTTGTAACGTTTTTCACTTTCTTTCAACTTTTTTTCCATCTGATTTTTATAAAGAGCAAGCTCAATAGCGTATCTTAGTTCAAAAGGATCATAAGGTTTGATTAAATAACCATAAGGTCCAGTTACTTTTGCTTTTTGAACTGTATCCTCTTCAGAATGAGCTGTTAAATAAATTATGGGAATTTCTAATTCATTTATTTCATTAGCAGCTTCTATGCCATTTAACTCACCTTTCAATATTATATCCATTAAAATAAGATCAGGTAATTCTTTTCGTGCCTTTTCCACAGCCTCTTCACCACGTGAAGCAGTGCAAGGAACCTCATAACCAAATGATTCTAGGGTCCGCTTTATATCCATGGTTTCGATTGCATCGTCCTCCACTAGAAGGATTCTTTGTTTTGCCACCAAAATCACCGTTTTGTTCGCTGGTAAGTAAAAAATTTCCAAATATGAACTTTAACTTTCTAATAATACCTTTGTCTTTAATATTTTGTAAATTCTCTTATTTGATTTTATGTAAAAAAAGGAAAGTTAAAATAATCGAA comes from the Methanobacterium sp. genome and includes:
- a CDS encoding PAS domain S-box protein produces the protein MAKQRILLVEDDAIETMDIKRTLESFGYEVPCTASRGEEAVEKARKELPDLILMDIILKGELNGIEAANEINELEIPIIYLTAHSEEDTVQKAKVTGPYGYLIKPYDPFELRYAIELALYKNQMEKKLKESEKRYKSIVETANEGIWATDANFNINYVNPKLAEMLGYTMEEMLGKHVTFFIFEEDIPEAEKHIEKRIKGHPETYERRFKHKNGSEVSTIISVTALMDDNGDFVGSFAMFTDISHRKKMEKELKNRESQLNAIIDGSPVPQFVIDTNHRVMYWNKAMADYSGISSEEIIGTNNHWKAFYSEKRPCLADLMVQGNLDQLNKFYSGKFKESEHLKDAYEIEDFFPHVGEGKWLHLTAAAIKDSEGKIIGSLETIKDITVRKMAEKSAIDQYRFLQHLIDTIPYPVFYKDMNYVYMGCNKRFEEIIGLPKDEIVGKTVHDITLKESADMSHEKDKELFKNPGSQFYEEYVPYADGTMHLVLFNKTTFQNEKGQLAGIIGIMVDITERKKTENALKESEEKFRVLADNIPISIVVYQRDKVVYANDFAVQMSGYSKEELYTMNLWDNFYPDDQKLMMGSIKARLKGEKVPNRYEVRFITKSGDVRNIDLSAGFIIYDGQPADLITLTDITERKDAERDLQISQFSIENASDEIYWVDMDGDFIYANKSACDSLGFSKEEILSRNVFDVVPDFSQETWKNFAEDLRLKGSFSFETRHKTKDGRIFPVEINSNYMNFHGKEMIYTFSRDISQREKVLKSLRDSESKFRSFTENSLDTIMLFDSDLRHLYVNPNAEKVTGIPAEDFIGKTHKELGFPKDMVDLWDDALHNVFKTGENGRIEFELPSG